A region of Acidobacteriota bacterium DNA encodes the following proteins:
- a CDS encoding ATP-binding cassette domain-containing protein, which translates to MIEVEHVSKVYGGRKAVDDISFSVKKGEILGFLGPNGAGKTTTMRILTCYMPATEGTARIAGYDVFDQSLEVRRRIGYLPENPPLYPEMTVDSYLNFAARIKGVRSGARKARVGDAVEKCNLGDVRQRIIGRLSKGYKQRVGLAQALVGNPEVLILDEPTIGLDPRQIHEVRSLIKGLAEAHTVILSTHILPEVGMTCSRVVIINKGKVVAQDTPEGLAHQMKGAERISLTVEGPADAVREKILAVDGVLAVQAEVRDQVSTCSVECRLGSDLRRVLARQIVDAGWGLLELRAVSLSLEDVFINLTTQE; encoded by the coding sequence GTGATAGAAGTCGAACATGTGAGCAAAGTCTATGGCGGACGCAAAGCGGTGGACGACATCTCCTTCAGCGTGAAAAAGGGGGAGATCCTGGGCTTCCTCGGCCCCAACGGGGCGGGAAAGACCACCACCATGCGGATCCTCACCTGCTACATGCCGGCAACGGAAGGGACCGCCCGGATTGCCGGGTACGACGTCTTCGACCAGAGTCTCGAAGTCCGCCGCCGCATCGGGTATCTCCCTGAAAACCCGCCACTTTACCCGGAAATGACGGTGGACTCCTACCTCAATTTCGCGGCCAGGATCAAGGGCGTCCGCTCCGGCGCGCGGAAGGCCCGGGTGGGGGACGCGGTCGAAAAATGCAACCTGGGCGACGTCCGCCAGCGCATCATCGGCCGGCTCTCCAAAGGGTACAAGCAGCGGGTGGGGCTGGCGCAGGCCCTCGTCGGCAACCCCGAAGTCCTGATCCTGGACGAACCCACCATCGGGCTCGACCCCAGGCAGATCCACGAGGTCCGCTCCCTGATCAAGGGCCTCGCCGAGGCCCACACCGTGATCCTCTCCACCCACATCCTCCCCGAGGTCGGCATGACGTGCAGCCGCGTCGTCATCATCAACAAGGGGAAGGTGGTCGCCCAGGACACCCCCGAGGGGCTGGCGCACCAGATGAAGGGGGCGGAAAGGATCAGCCTCACGGTCGAAGGCCCCGCCGACGCCGTCCGGGAAAAAATCCTCGCCGTCGACGGGGTGCTGGCCGTGCAGGCCGAGGTCAGGGACCAGGTTTCGACCTGCAGCGTGGAGTGCCGCCTCGGGAGCGACCTGCGCCGCGTCCTGGCCCGGCAGATCGTCGACGCCGGGTGGGGGCTGCTCGAGCTCAGGGCCGTGTCGCTGAGCCTCGAGGACGTCTTCATCAACCTGACCACCCAGGAGTAA